Within Lolium rigidum isolate FL_2022 unplaced genomic scaffold, APGP_CSIRO_Lrig_0.1 contig_30022_1, whole genome shotgun sequence, the genomic segment GAAGTATGCTTCCTTTTTTATgaacttgatttttttttgaaattaaacaaaacaattgaacaaatttcaaaaccgGGGAAATTTTAAATCTGAGCAAATTTCGAAACCGaacaaaaatttaaaatttgctcaaatttgaaatatgctccaatttaaaatttaattgaatttaaaatctgctCCAGTTTAAAATTTTCTTCATTTTAAAATCTGCTCGAATatgaaatttgctcgaatttgaaaGTTGCCccaatttaaaatttgctcgaatttaaaATTTAATCGAAATTGAAATTTGATCGAAATTGAAAAAGGAAAAAGCAGAATaggaaaaatgaaaaagaaaaggaaaccccAAAAAAATAAACCTACAAAAAACCGatcaaaccagagaaaaccatggaAAAACCAGAAAAATGCAAAGCACATTAGATTGGCGGGCGTTAATCCATGGGATACACCGACCAGGTGGGCCGTTAcctcgcgccgcacacccccgcgcgcggtattggtcggcctggtcggcccagttcggGGTGTACttcattttctgtttcttttttttgtttttttgtttttcattttctttcctatttcttttttctcttttgtttttttattttttcagattcaaaaatattaagatttaaaaaaaattgttgaGATTTTGAAAAgtattcatattcaaaaaatgttcatattttttaaaagtagatataaaaattgttcaaatctcaaaaattgttcaatacaaaaaaatgttcaatctcataaaatgttcaaattttaaaaatgttcaatctcaaaaaatgtttaaatttgttcaatctcaaaaaatgtttaaatttaaaaatgttcaatccttaaaaaattcaaatttaaaaatgttcaaacataaaaattgttcaatttttttaaaaatatattcaaaaaatgttaaaaatatagaactgttcaaaatttaaaaccgttaaattttaaaaatttcatattttgaaaaaatatggaaaaatggtttcataaaaaatgttagattttgaaaatAATAATATTAGTAACAGAAATGAAgtagaaaaaagagaaaagaatcgtacctgagctaatgggccgcggcccagcctACCCGCCCTGGTTGCTGGGGGTGTATAGCACTTCCCTTAATCCATCCCGCTAATGAGCGGGAAATAAGATTTCCCATATAGGATCCACCGAAAAATTGGGAGGAGCAGCACAAGTCCAGCCCAATCAGCCCAACTAATCGACCAGCCCAAAAGAAAAGCAGGAAACGGTGGCGCACCCGCTCAGGCGAGgaaacgtcggcggcggcggcggccagtccACACCTCCACACCGCCCTGAGGCGAAAGAGCGGCTCAGCGTAGGTGATCGGCAGGGAGGTTATCAGCACCGTATCCTTCGTCGCCGATCAGCTTCAGGTCCACATCAGGCGCCCACCTTGCTGCGCGGCGCTGCTTGGCCGTAAAATCGTCACCGCCGTCACCACCGGGGAGCTTCGGGCTTGCGTCCCCCGGTGATCGACTCGTAAGAATTCTATGGTCCATACACTGAATCTTAGAATGTAACGGGGGCTTGGAATTTGCTTTATGTTTCGCTTGTTTCCCCCCTGTCATGTTAGTGCGTGCTAAAAGTTGAGAGCCACTGAACTACTGATTATCCGACACTAGTATTATATATTCTGGCAGGATTTACATTTCTTTTGTTTCTTGCGTGAGGTCCTTGGCTTGTGCTCCGAGACTCGGGCTCATGATAGTTTTGCATTGCAGGAATTTACAACCTCTGTTCCTAAATATAATACGCTTTGGGTCTTCAAACTGAACTTCGAATTGGAGTAGTTCTCTGAAAAAATTTAGGCTGCAGACATTAGGATGATGTCATTAAGTAGGTATATTCACTGCATAGTTTTGCCTTAGAGCTGTCTGATGAAATGATTAAGCTAGATGCGTTGATGATATACGCTTGCTTTCTCCCATGATTGTTCTGTTTTTTTTTGGTCTGTATATCATGCATTTGCCCGCTTAGTGAAATACTGAAATTTTACATTGGCCAATTTGAGTTACTTCAGTCTTATCTTACAATAATGCGCCATGTTCTGTTCTATTTGTTGCTTACTGCCATTGTACGTCCGGCAGCAGAACAACTTTAATGATGTACGGGAAAGAGTTGGGTGCAGGGTTTATGCCTAATGTATGTACGGTTGTACTCCTAGTTGCAACGTTGGCAGTCGCCATTCAAAATGGTAATGGGTTTCCTTTGCAGATTTTGCCATCTGGTTATGCACCTATAGATATTTGGTTTCCCCTGACTGATAAAATCATGCAAGGAACGCTTTGGATAGGATTTGCATCCTTCCTTTCTAAGCGTTGTGTTTCCACCTGTCGGACCTCCTCGTtttctccatcttcatcatgctCTGCTATACAACCATGGCTTTTTGTTGGTCTTGGTAACCCCGGTGAGAAGTACCAATCGACCAGACGCAATGTGAGTTCTTCTCAtattgactttgaatttcaatgaCCCAATTTTATTCTTAGAAATTTCCTACACTGGTTTCACTTGCAGGTTGGGTTTGATATGATAGATGCGTTTGCAAAGTCTCAGGGCATATCCCTGACTACACATCACTTCAAAGCATTATTTGGTGAAGGTTTGGCTCCATATATATTCCTTCTGAAAAATGTCTGTCTTTACTTTTGATGAATGGAAACCTTTCCATTGATGCAGGGATTGTCGATGGTATCCCTGTTCTCCTTGCCAAGCCTCAAACCTATATAAACCTCAGTGGTGAATCTGTAAGCAACACATTTAGAAGACCTTCCGAGTTTACTATCGACAATGTGTAAAATGTTTATCGTCACCACCAGCTGATACCAGTTGAATTTCAAATATGCACATATAACAAGAAAACATATTGACACCTCTTTTAGTTTGTACTTATCTTTTACATATTAATGATTGTGGCTACTTCATGTTGGAGAACTTTCCTTAACTGGACACTGAAAATCTGTGATACACCACTGATTTGGTGACTGCCAGTAACCAGTCTCCATTTTTCTTTGGCTTGTTACaggttgggccacttgctgcctaTTATGAACTGCCACTGAACCGTGTCCTAGTGGTATGTGTTTCCTTTTGAATTTACCTTGGTGGCACCTTATATGACAATCTGACTTCTATGATTTGTGAGTTTCAGGCATACGATGACACAGACCTGCCATGCGGAGTTCTCCGTTTACAATCTAAAGGAGGATATGGACGCCACAAtgggttggtaaacttaatttaaaTGTGCTTTGTGAGGATGATATGTGTATGTCAAAAGTTATAAAAGGGAAAACCATATATTCCTATGTTAAAATCCATAATTCTAAAATACTAGCTGGTAGTGCTGTAATTATCAGTTTAAAATGTCAGGCCATTGCATTGGCCTCTAATCATGTTGGTATGTCCTTAGAAAGTTAGGAGTTGCCTGGTAGAATATATGCTCCTTATCTTTGATAAAGCAGTGTTGACAGAATTTCTCTTTTAAGTTTTGTAGCTAATTGGTAATTAATTTTCAAGTTATGGTATTCCTGCATGCACCATATATTTTTTCCATTTCATCATGGAATTTTGATGCGCTTTACTTGTCCTACCATTTTACATATCCTGTGGCGCCTAGTCTGTTCTGGAAGAATATTGTCGAAACATAACCACTCTCAGTGTGATAGAATGCTCCATGTTTAAAGTTGGTGTTTTTTTTGTATGCAAGATATATCTATTATCTATAGATAAGGGCTTTATTTGATCTTGACACGAAGTATTTACCTTTTTAGTTTATCAGGCTGAAGAGTGTCATCTACCATTTTCGCAAGAATCGAGAATTTGGTCGAGTAAGGATTGATAGGTTCGACAACTGCAGGAGTCACATTTCGTTTTTTCCACTTTCTGGTAAAGATTGTAGTTTGGATTATTTAGGAATTGGACGGCCACCTGGTCAGATGGATCCCAAAGCTTTTGTGCTTCAGAAGTTCAATAAGACTGGCCGTGAAAGGGTAAATATCTCATCGCTTTGTTCTGTAGTTCTAGTTTCATGTTATGCTTTTTTTTGTTATATTATTTtaatttatgttttgttcttaaataaattaattcaaaataccgtCACTACCTCTATGGTTGGATGATCTTGTTCATTTTCTAGGATATGTACAACCAAAATGTATTGACTCCAACACCATGGTTATATTCTGTAAATAATATAGATTTATATTTAATCCACTTCTGTtaaatcttggtgaaatccttcagttcttcctgcaaaTGGCAAGTGTATATTTGTACTGGCATATAGTTGACTTGGTCTTGTCATGACTGTATTGTCATTGTTTTTAATATTCCCTCCAGTCACAAATAAGTTGCATTTCCAGACATCCTTCCAAGTGTAACTATGGTCACAAGTATATATATTGTATTATGAAAGTTGCTGTTTTAGACAACTCCACTCTTCATCATTTTTAGTATGATTAATCAAGATATATGTAAAGATATCGTGTATCAATCTGAAAATAGTTTGACGAGAGGATGTATTCCACAACCAGAAGATATTTTAAGGACCATTAGGAGTTAAATACTGGTACAAGGCTCGTAGCACGGTACATGATATTATGTCTTGGCTTGTATGCACAACCAGGAGCTTATGCTTTGCATGTGTCTGTTTTGTCCTAGATTGATTCAGCGATGAAAGAGGGTGCTGACATTCTGAAGATGGTGGTCACCAAGGGTTTGGCAGAGGCGGCAAGATTGTCAAATGTTGATCAGAAGTATAAGCATCTGATATCAGATGAGCAGCAGCAGTAACTACAAACTGCCTGTCAGGGGAAAGG encodes:
- the LOC124680853 gene encoding CRS2-like protein, chloroplastic isoform X2, yielding MQGTLWIGFASFLSKRCVSTCRTSSFSPSSSCSAIQPWLFVGLGNPGEKYQSTRRNVGFDMIDAFAKSQGISLTTHHFKALFGEGIVDGIPVLLAKPQTYINLSGESVGPLAAYYELPLNRVLVAYDDTDLPCGVLRLQSKGGYGRHNGLKSVIYHFRKNREFGRVRIGIGRPPGQMDPKAFVLQKFNKTGRERIDSAMKEGADILKMVVTKGLAEAARLSNVDQKYKHLISDEQQQ
- the LOC124680853 gene encoding CRS2-like protein, chloroplastic isoform X1; protein product: MMYGKELGAGFMPNVCTVVLLVATLAVAIQNGNGFPLQILPSGYAPIDIWFPLTDKIMQGTLWIGFASFLSKRCVSTCRTSSFSPSSSCSAIQPWLFVGLGNPGEKYQSTRRNVGFDMIDAFAKSQGISLTTHHFKALFGEGIVDGIPVLLAKPQTYINLSGESVGPLAAYYELPLNRVLVAYDDTDLPCGVLRLQSKGGYGRHNGLKSVIYHFRKNREFGRVRIGIGRPPGQMDPKAFVLQKFNKTGRERIDSAMKEGADILKMVVTKGLAEAARLSNVDQKYKHLISDEQQQ